AAATAATTGAAAGTAAAAAACCCGCTTCGGCGGGTTTTTTATTTCCCGTTCGAAAATCAGTTCAACTTCTATGCAGTCTATTCCTTTTCTTTCTGTTCTGACTCTGTGTTAGAATATGCGCCCTTAAATTTTATAGTAATTTCAGTGACCTAGCTTCAGCCGGTATGTGTTTCGGTGTATTGCAGGTGCTTTAACGCGAGATTTTTCCATGTCACAATCTTCTTCTGCCAATAAAGGGCCTTTTGATGGCGGCCTTTATGTGATTACCTACGGCTGTCAGATGAATGAATATGATTCTGACAAAATGGCGAGTCTGTTGGAAAAAACCTATGGTTTGCAGCTGGTTGAAGATCCGGATGACGCTGATGTGGTGTTGATGAATACCTGCTCGGTGCGTGAAAAGGCTCAGGAGAAGGTGTTCTCAGAACTGGGACGTTGGTCTAAATGGAAGGCGAAAAAGCCGAATCGCATTATCGGAGTAGGTGGTTGTGTCGCCTCTCAAGAGGGTGAGGTAATCCGTCAGCGAGCACCAAGTGTGGATGTGATTTTCGGACCGCAGACCTTGCATCGTCTTCCGGCGATGATTGATCAAGCCTTGGCCATGCGCGGCGACGAGTCGATTAAAAAGAAAAAAGCGGTGATTGATATTTCTTTCCCGGAGATCGAGAAATTCGACAACTTGCCCGAGCCGGAAGTAAATGGGGTTTCGGCAATGGTGTCGGTGATGGAAGGCTGTTCCAAATACTGTACCTTCTGTGTTGTGCCTTATACGCGCGGTGAAGAAGTCAGTCGTCCGTTTGAAGATGTGATGCATGAAATTCGTTCGCTGGCCGAGCAAGGTGTGCGTGAAATCAATCTTCTGGGGCAGAATGTTAATGCTTACCGTGGTGAAATGCCGGATGGTGAGATTGCCGATTTAGCGGTCTTGATTCATGCTGTGCGTGCTGTCGAAGGAATTGACCGTATCCGTTATACCACCTCGCATCCGAATGAGATGTCGCAATCTCTGATTGATTGTTATGCCGAGGTACCGGAGTTGGTTTCACATTTGCACTTGCCGATTCAGTCCGGTTCGGATCGGGTTTTGGCGATGATGAAACGTAACCATATGGCGATCGAATATAAGTCGACTATTCGTAAAATCCGTGCACTTCGTCCCAATTTGAGCCTGTCGGGTGATTTTATTGTCGGTTTCCCTGGAGAGACTTGTGATGACTTTAAAGAGACGTTAAAACTGGTCGAGGAAATGAATTACGACCGCTCTTTCAGTTTTATCTACTCGGCACGTCCGGGAACGCCTGCAGCAGCCTATCCGGATGAAGAACCGATGGATAAGAAAAAACGTCGTTTATATCATTTGCAGGAGCAGTTAAACAAGCAGACTCAGGCGATTTCCGAATCAATGGTCGGTACTGTGCAGCGAATTTTGGTCGAGCGTCTGTCGCGAAATTCTTTTACCGAAATTGCCGGTCGAACCGAGAATAATCGCGTGGTGAATGTGGAAGGTTCTCCGGATCTGATCGGTCAGTTTATCGATGTTAAAATCGTCGAGGCTTATACCAATTCCCTGAAAGGCGAGATAGTAGCGACGCCGGAGGCGGATAAATTTTCCGCTCCGCAATATCATGCTTTATAAATTGCCTTGTAAATTCATTGAAAACTGTATTAAATAAACATAATAAGGCGCCCGTTTCGGGCGCTCTTTCTTTTCCGCAAGCGGCATCTTCGTTGGCGCTAAAACAAGAGGCGAATCCTTGTCAGCACTGCATACTATTCAGTTTCGTTTAGAACCAGAAGATAATGAGCGGCTACAGAATCTTTGTGGCTGGCACAACGAGCATTTCGATCAGGTTGAATTGCGCTTAGGAGTTGAGATCAATCTGCACGGCTTTCTGGTTTCGATAACCGGTTTGGCGGATCGAGTACATAAAGCGGAAGAGGTTGTTCGTGAACTTTTTGCCATGACAGCCGAGGAGACATTGTTGCCGGAGAAGGTGCATCTGGTTTTGCATGAACACGGACATGATCAGGCTCAGGCGCTGGATGCAGAGCAGGTGCTGGTTAAAACCCGCCGCAAAACGATCAAGACGCGCAATAAAAATCAGGCCGACTATATCGAATCGATTCAGCAGCATGATGTAAATTTCGGAATCGGCCCGGCAGGAACCGGTAAGACCTATCTGGCGGTCGCCTGCGCGGTTGAAGCGCTGGAAAATGAAAAGGTGCGACGAATCGTATTGACTCGTCCGGCGGTCGAAGCCGGTGAGAAGCTCGGGTTTTTGCCGGGTGATCTAAGTCAGAAAGTGGATCCGTATCTGCGCCCGCTGTTCGATGCCTTGTTCGAGATGATGGGCTTCGAAACAGTCGAACGGCTGCTGGAAAAGAATGTGATTGAGGTGGCACCCTTGGCGTTTATGCGCGGGCGAACACTGAACGAGTCCTTCATTATCCTCGACGAAGCGCAAAATACTACGACGGAACAGATGAAAATGTTTTTGACGCGAATCGGTTTCGGTTCGACGGCGGTGATTACCGGCGATATCACGCAGTGTGACCTGCCGCGTAATCAGAAGTCCGGTTTGCGGCATGTCATTGAAGTGCTGGAAGGGGTTGAAGGGATCGGTTTCACCTTTTATCAGGCTCAGGATGTTGTACGTCATCGTCTGGTTCAGAAAATTGTGCATGCTTACGATCGATATGACCGTAAAGAGGCGCGCCGCAAGGAGGCGGCCAAAGAGCAAACTGGTGTAGCTAAGTAACACGGTTTGTCTGTTTGAATCGAATTTTTTTGTGGTCAGCAGCTTGGGGGCAGCGATGTTGGATATTGATCTTCAGTGGGCTATAGAGCCGCAGAGTATACCGACTCTGGAACAGTGTAAGAAGTGGGTGGGTATCTCTTTGCAGGACGATCTTGCCTATCAGGAAGTTGAGATGGTTGTCCGTATTGTCGACCCGCAGGAAAGTCAGGATTTAAATCGTGATTATCGCGGCAAGGATAAGTCGACCAATGTTTTGTCTTTCCCTTTTGAGCAGCCTCCCGGGCTTTTGGAATTGGGCGAAGAGCTGCCTTATTTAGGCGATCTGGTGATCTGTGCTGAGGTTGTCGAGAAAGAAGCTCACGAACAGGGTAAGCCGCT
The genomic region above belongs to Thiomicrorhabdus xiamenensis and contains:
- the miaB gene encoding tRNA (N6-isopentenyl adenosine(37)-C2)-methylthiotransferase MiaB, translated to MSQSSSANKGPFDGGLYVITYGCQMNEYDSDKMASLLEKTYGLQLVEDPDDADVVLMNTCSVREKAQEKVFSELGRWSKWKAKKPNRIIGVGGCVASQEGEVIRQRAPSVDVIFGPQTLHRLPAMIDQALAMRGDESIKKKKAVIDISFPEIEKFDNLPEPEVNGVSAMVSVMEGCSKYCTFCVVPYTRGEEVSRPFEDVMHEIRSLAEQGVREINLLGQNVNAYRGEMPDGEIADLAVLIHAVRAVEGIDRIRYTTSHPNEMSQSLIDCYAEVPELVSHLHLPIQSGSDRVLAMMKRNHMAIEYKSTIRKIRALRPNLSLSGDFIVGFPGETCDDFKETLKLVEEMNYDRSFSFIYSARPGTPAAAYPDEEPMDKKKRRLYHLQEQLNKQTQAISESMVGTVQRILVERLSRNSFTEIAGRTENNRVVNVEGSPDLIGQFIDVKIVEAYTNSLKGEIVATPEADKFSAPQYHAL
- the ybeY gene encoding rRNA maturation RNase YbeY — protein: MLDIDLQWAIEPQSIPTLEQCKKWVGISLQDDLAYQEVEMVVRIVDPQESQDLNRDYRGKDKSTNVLSFPFEQPPGLLELGEELPYLGDLVICAEVVEKEAHEQGKPLEAHWAHMIVHGTLHLQGYDHIEERDAEEMESLEKEIMQRLGYADPYEQDNS
- a CDS encoding PhoH family protein produces the protein MSALHTIQFRLEPEDNERLQNLCGWHNEHFDQVELRLGVEINLHGFLVSITGLADRVHKAEEVVRELFAMTAEETLLPEKVHLVLHEHGHDQAQALDAEQVLVKTRRKTIKTRNKNQADYIESIQQHDVNFGIGPAGTGKTYLAVACAVEALENEKVRRIVLTRPAVEAGEKLGFLPGDLSQKVDPYLRPLFDALFEMMGFETVERLLEKNVIEVAPLAFMRGRTLNESFIILDEAQNTTTEQMKMFLTRIGFGSTAVITGDITQCDLPRNQKSGLRHVIEVLEGVEGIGFTFYQAQDVVRHRLVQKIVHAYDRYDRKEARRKEAAKEQTGVAK